The following coding sequences lie in one Mycobacterium sp. DL440 genomic window:
- a CDS encoding TetR/AcrR family transcriptional regulator has product MRTHGWSGSAPASDEEAIARILVAAGNAIDERGADFSIADVARTLGVTRQTVYRYFPSTDALLVASAVYAASDFLDRVAAHLQGVTDPVEAVAEGIAIALDWLPKDKRIGLLVAPGRADVHTESVTSDVAVDFARALLRKFDVDWAGLGYTDAELDELAEHLLRIIQSFVIDPGRPPRTGEALRSYLRRWVGSAVVAGKLAPKAPSAGI; this is encoded by the coding sequence ATGCGAACGCACGGGTGGTCCGGCTCGGCGCCGGCCAGCGACGAGGAGGCGATTGCCCGCATCCTCGTCGCTGCGGGCAACGCCATCGATGAGCGGGGCGCCGACTTCTCCATCGCCGACGTGGCGCGCACGCTCGGGGTCACCCGCCAGACCGTGTACCGCTATTTCCCGAGCACCGACGCCTTACTGGTGGCGTCCGCGGTGTATGCGGCCAGCGACTTCCTGGACCGGGTGGCCGCCCACCTGCAGGGAGTCACGGACCCGGTGGAGGCGGTCGCCGAGGGTATCGCCATTGCGCTCGATTGGCTCCCCAAGGACAAACGCATCGGTTTGCTCGTCGCTCCCGGTCGCGCCGACGTGCACACCGAGTCGGTGACCTCCGATGTCGCGGTCGACTTTGCCCGCGCCCTGTTGCGCAAGTTCGACGTCGATTGGGCCGGCCTCGGCTACACCGACGCCGAGCTCGATGAGCTCGCCGAGCACCTCCTGCGGATCATCCAGTCGTTCGTCATCGACCCGGGCCGGCCTCCGCGCACCGGCGAGGCGCTACGTAGCTACCTGCGCCGGTGGGTCGGATCGGCCGTCGTGGCCGGGAAACTGGCGCCCAAAGCGCCGTCCGCCGGGATCTAG
- a CDS encoding M15 family metallopeptidase, with the protein MGVSTVRACALVVGLFTGCTTACAAGAPDSVTAPRTPITWPQPGSVAQQPARVQPVDEAALGASWRPGCPVPPADLRRITLSYLGFDGRSHRGELVVNRDAVSDVIAIFTELYSARFPIEKVRTVDHYPRADDELSMEDNNTSAFNCRPLPSGSWSLHAYGRAVDLNPLINPYISASGDLQPVTARVYLDRTRTDQGMIRDGDVVVRTFGERGWRWGGHWLDPVDYQHFERR; encoded by the coding sequence GTGGGCGTCTCAACGGTCCGCGCATGTGCCCTGGTGGTGGGTCTGTTCACGGGGTGCACGACGGCGTGCGCCGCTGGTGCGCCGGATTCGGTCACGGCGCCGAGGACTCCCATCACCTGGCCGCAGCCGGGTTCGGTGGCGCAGCAACCGGCGCGGGTGCAGCCGGTGGACGAGGCCGCGCTGGGTGCCAGCTGGCGGCCGGGATGCCCGGTACCGCCCGCCGACCTCCGCCGAATCACCCTGTCTTATCTCGGTTTTGACGGCCGATCGCACCGTGGTGAGTTGGTGGTCAACCGTGATGCGGTCAGCGACGTGATCGCGATCTTCACGGAGTTGTATTCGGCCCGATTCCCGATCGAGAAGGTGCGCACGGTGGACCACTATCCGCGCGCCGACGACGAGCTGTCCATGGAGGACAACAACACCTCGGCGTTCAATTGCCGGCCGTTGCCGAGCGGATCGTGGTCGTTGCACGCGTACGGCCGTGCGGTCGACCTCAACCCCCTGATCAACCCGTACATCTCAGCCTCCGGCGACCTGCAGCCGGTCACGGCCCGGGTGTACCTGGACCGCACCCGCACCGATCAGGGGATGATCCGCGACGGTGACGTGGTGGTCCGGACCTTCGGCGAGCGTGGCTGGCGGTGGGGTGGACATTGGCTGGACCCGGTCGACTATCAGCATTTCGAACGACGTTGA
- a CDS encoding sensor domain-containing protein gives MPTKATSADSTEATVLSVEEVRSISGVAGFHEVPELNATAPSTVPDTPEVCRAVFDPPTVLGTGCMRFRAAGYATQLDTPILPTIADVRQMVAVYPDSATAQATFDRLASAVLDCKATGTGYYDRTVEEPDPNTLLLNDDEADGAYATYRLTGTTLISSSALGLPDGERVTLEVLDRLEDAQH, from the coding sequence ATGCCCACAAAAGCGACGAGCGCGGATTCAACTGAGGCCACGGTGCTAAGCGTTGAAGAAGTACGAAGCATCTCCGGCGTCGCCGGATTTCACGAAGTACCGGAATTGAATGCCACGGCACCGTCTACGGTCCCGGATACACCTGAAGTATGTCGTGCGGTGTTCGACCCACCCACCGTATTAGGTACCGGCTGCATGCGGTTCCGGGCAGCCGGCTACGCCACACAGCTTGACACGCCGATACTCCCGACCATCGCTGATGTTCGCCAAATGGTTGCCGTCTATCCCGACTCAGCGACGGCGCAGGCAACCTTCGATCGGCTTGCTTCAGCCGTGCTCGACTGTAAGGCGACAGGCACCGGTTACTACGACCGAACTGTCGAAGAACCTGACCCAAACACCTTGCTGCTCAACGACGATGAAGCCGACGGAGCCTACGCCACGTATCGGCTCACTGGCACCACACTGATCAGCTCAAGTGCGCTCGGTCTACCCGACGGTGAGCGCGTCACACTGGAAGTTCTCGACAGGCTCGAAGATGCACAGCATTAG
- a CDS encoding EspA/EspE family type VII secretion system effector: MGALDAFYSTWSRARETFGAGVPQDGSQFGDGSRLRQMQSTIESAAPDDRWQGTASQAYAAKNAEHAAVYGKLADLDQRMAAEVTRAAGVVTTGRQTLDQIHAWVTDAAASVPSGESGERAKLAIANRGIGQVNDVIRQSNGEMAAIGERIQGLGRDYDEIGGPKQGGADTGDKPTGTEIPGPKPPPEPDDGQAPHGSQPWYSRADDVAFKELAEKAADAAEARGWTNAARHLRHYLDNSGEDLAIDPDQLQRDVPKIQQQTDTIVNAEVQRIAAEAAATGNYGTPVPFQSEWKGPYIRQEDNPDWFYAMGGIQQSVTGVVTVQPPAVPGGEPTVSVDYQTHIFDRYNWDGTKSTTIPIPGTDGITITDARMGALHTAGIAQEYNITGTGSVFHYDGTVPSNAPLNLPSAPDNRDGTRSDPGRPQ; the protein is encoded by the coding sequence ATGGGTGCGCTAGACGCCTTCTACTCGACGTGGTCGCGTGCCCGGGAGACATTCGGTGCCGGGGTACCGCAGGACGGTTCCCAATTCGGCGACGGCAGTCGGCTGCGTCAAATGCAGTCCACGATTGAGTCCGCAGCACCCGACGACCGCTGGCAGGGCACAGCCTCCCAGGCCTACGCTGCCAAGAACGCCGAACACGCTGCCGTCTACGGCAAGCTGGCCGACCTTGACCAACGGATGGCCGCCGAGGTGACCCGGGCCGCCGGGGTGGTCACCACGGGTCGGCAGACTCTCGATCAGATCCATGCCTGGGTGACCGACGCAGCCGCATCTGTGCCCAGCGGCGAATCTGGAGAACGGGCGAAGCTCGCCATCGCGAACAGAGGCATCGGCCAGGTGAACGATGTCATTCGGCAGTCGAACGGCGAGATGGCCGCCATCGGCGAGCGCATCCAGGGCCTCGGCAGGGATTACGACGAGATCGGTGGGCCGAAGCAAGGAGGGGCCGACACCGGTGACAAACCTACGGGCACCGAGATTCCAGGGCCGAAACCACCACCCGAGCCCGACGACGGTCAGGCACCACACGGGTCACAACCGTGGTACAGCCGGGCCGACGACGTGGCGTTCAAGGAACTCGCGGAGAAAGCTGCCGATGCAGCCGAGGCACGTGGATGGACCAACGCCGCAAGGCATCTCAGGCACTACCTCGACAATTCAGGTGAAGACCTTGCCATTGACCCCGACCAGCTTCAGCGTGATGTTCCCAAGATTCAGCAACAGACGGACACCATCGTCAACGCGGAAGTCCAACGCATAGCCGCTGAAGCGGCCGCGACGGGCAACTACGGAACGCCTGTGCCCTTCCAGTCGGAGTGGAAAGGCCCTTACATCCGCCAAGAAGACAACCCGGATTGGTTCTACGCGATGGGTGGCATACAACAGTCGGTGACCGGCGTCGTGACGGTACAACCCCCGGCGGTTCCGGGAGGCGAACCAACGGTGAGTGTGGATTATCAAACCCACATCTTCGACCGGTACAACTGGGACGGCACGAAATCGACGACCATCCCCATCCCAGGGACTGACGGCATCACGATCACCGACGCCAGAATGGGAGCCCTGCACACCGCCGGAATTGCCCAGGAGTACAACATCACTGGCACCGGAAGCGTGTTCCATTACGACGGCACGGTGCCGTCCAACGCCCCCCTCAACTTGCCCAGCGCCCCCGACAACCGTGACGGCACAAGATCCGACCCAGGGAGACCTCAATGA
- a CDS encoding carboxymuconolactone decarboxylase family protein: MDELRAKGLAKMNEVYGWEMPNIEGDPYFDLTVDHLFGTIWNKPGLSMREKRLMTLSAVTAVGSQDLAEIQVNAALLNDEFTEEELKDIAIFLTQYLGFPLGSGLNGTVSKVVAKRRKAAEKGLDEDRRANVNAAVKMNTGSELDDK, from the coding sequence ATGGACGAGTTGCGCGCCAAGGGCCTGGCCAAGATGAACGAGGTCTACGGCTGGGAGATGCCGAACATCGAAGGTGATCCGTACTTCGATCTCACCGTCGACCACCTGTTCGGCACCATCTGGAACAAGCCCGGGCTGTCGATGCGCGAGAAGCGGCTGATGACATTGTCGGCGGTGACGGCGGTTGGTTCGCAGGACCTCGCCGAGATTCAGGTCAATGCCGCGCTGCTCAACGATGAGTTCACCGAGGAAGAGCTCAAGGACATCGCCATCTTCCTCACCCAGTACCTCGGCTTCCCTCTCGGTTCCGGCCTCAACGGAACAGTGTCCAAGGTGGTGGCCAAGCGGCGCAAGGCCGCCGAGAAGGGGCTGGACGAGGACCGGCGCGCCAATGTGAACGCCGCCGTCAAGATGAATACCGGGAGCGAGCTCGATGACAAGTAG
- a CDS encoding NAD(P)-dependent oxidoreductase, with product MSTDERLREEPTSTVYGYIGLGNMGAPMAKRLAEWPGGFIVYDVRADAMAPFGELGGTLADNVVDVADADIISITVLNDEQVRSVIAELAPKVKPETVIVIHSTISDTTAAELADQYKPQGIHVVDAPVSGGGAAAEKGELAIMVGADRPVYERIKPALKQFGSMVIHAGDPGAGTRMKLARNMLTFTSYAAACEAMKLAEAAGLDLGALGRVVRHTDALTSGPGAIIVRENMAELAPDHWLYDAFTHTRGLGEKDLSLAIGLGDVVGVDLPLAQVALQRLADGLGVPHKND from the coding sequence ATGAGCACCGACGAGCGCTTACGCGAGGAGCCGACCAGCACTGTGTACGGCTACATCGGCCTGGGCAACATGGGTGCCCCGATGGCCAAACGCCTGGCCGAATGGCCGGGTGGGTTCATCGTGTACGACGTGCGGGCTGATGCGATGGCACCTTTCGGGGAACTCGGCGGGACGTTGGCAGACAACGTGGTCGACGTCGCCGACGCGGACATCATCAGCATCACGGTGCTCAACGACGAGCAGGTGCGTTCGGTGATCGCCGAGCTGGCACCAAAGGTGAAGCCGGAAACGGTGATTGTGATCCACTCGACGATCAGCGACACCACCGCCGCGGAGCTCGCCGACCAGTACAAGCCCCAGGGCATCCACGTCGTGGACGCCCCGGTCAGCGGTGGCGGCGCGGCTGCCGAGAAGGGTGAGCTGGCCATCATGGTCGGCGCCGATCGGCCCGTCTATGAGCGGATCAAGCCGGCGCTCAAGCAGTTCGGCTCGATGGTGATCCATGCCGGCGATCCCGGTGCCGGTACCCGGATGAAGCTGGCCCGCAACATGCTGACCTTCACCTCCTACGCTGCGGCGTGTGAGGCGATGAAGCTGGCCGAGGCGGCTGGACTGGACCTCGGCGCACTGGGCCGCGTGGTGCGTCACACCGATGCGTTGACCAGTGGGCCGGGTGCCATCATCGTGCGCGAGAACATGGCCGAGCTGGCCCCGGATCATTGGCTCTACGACGCCTTCACCCACACCCGCGGGTTGGGGGAAAAGGATCTGAGCCTGGCCATCGGCCTGGGTGATGTTGTAGGAGTGGATCTTCCGCTGGCCCAGGTGGCCTTGCAGCGGCTCGCTGACGGCCTCGGCGTTCCGCACAAGAACGATTAG
- a CDS encoding SDR family oxidoreductase → MGQFDEKVAIVTGAGGGIGQAYAEALAREGAAVVVADINTEGAQKVADGIKGEGGNALAVRVDVSDIDSAKDMAAQTLSEFGGIDYLVNNAAIFGGMKLDFLLTVDWDYYKKFMSVNLDGALVCTRAVYRKMAKRGGGAIVNQSSTAAWLYANYYGLAKVGINGLTQQLSRELGGQNIRINAIAPGPIDTEANRTTTPKEMVDDIVKGIPLSRMGQPEDLVGMCLFLLSDQAKWITGQIFNVDGGQIIRS, encoded by the coding sequence ATGGGACAGTTTGACGAGAAGGTAGCGATTGTCACCGGGGCCGGTGGCGGAATCGGCCAGGCCTACGCCGAGGCGCTGGCACGTGAGGGTGCGGCGGTCGTGGTGGCCGACATCAACACCGAGGGCGCGCAGAAGGTTGCCGACGGCATCAAGGGTGAGGGCGGCAATGCCCTGGCGGTGCGAGTCGACGTCTCCGACATCGACTCGGCCAAGGACATGGCCGCGCAGACGCTTTCGGAGTTCGGCGGCATCGACTACCTGGTGAACAACGCCGCGATCTTCGGCGGGATGAAGCTGGACTTCCTGCTTACCGTCGACTGGGACTACTACAAGAAGTTCATGAGCGTGAACCTCGATGGCGCGCTGGTGTGCACCCGCGCGGTGTACCGCAAGATGGCCAAGCGCGGCGGCGGGGCGATCGTCAACCAGTCCTCGACCGCGGCGTGGCTGTACGCCAACTACTACGGTCTGGCCAAGGTCGGCATCAACGGCCTCACCCAGCAGCTCTCGCGCGAGCTCGGCGGACAGAACATCCGCATCAACGCCATCGCGCCCGGCCCGATCGACACCGAGGCCAACCGCACCACCACGCCCAAGGAGATGGTCGACGACATCGTCAAGGGAATCCCCTTGTCGCGCATGGGACAGCCGGAAGACCTCGTCGGTATGTGCCTGTTCCTGCTGAGCGATCAGGCCAAGTGGATCACCGGCCAGATCTTCAACGTCGACGGCGGACAGATCATCCGGTCATGA
- a CDS encoding aldehyde dehydrogenase: MPVLADRQSQLLIDGKLVAGGGGTFETVNPATEEVLGVAADANAEDMGNAINAARRAFDDTDWSTNHALRVRCLRQLRDALRENLEDLRELTISEVGAPRMLTAGAHLEGPIDDLAFSADAAENYEWTTDLGYATPQGIPTNRKIAREAVGVVGAITPWNFPHQINLAKVGPALAAGNTLILKPAPDTPWAAAAIGQIIAEQTDFPAGVINIVTSSDHSVGALLSKDPRVDMVSFTGSTATGRAVMTDAALTIKKVFLELGGKSAFLVLDDADLAGACSMSAFTVAMHAGQGCAITTRLVVPRARYDEAVEIAAATLGGIKPGDPNSKRTVCGPLISARQRDRVQSYLDLALQEGGRFACGGGRPADLDTGFYIEPTVIAGLDNDARVAREEIFGPVLTVIAHDGDDDAVRIANDSPYGLSGTVFSGDDERAQAVAARMRVGTVNVNGGIWYSADAPFGGYKQSGVGREMGLAGFEEYTEIKTIATLAN, encoded by the coding sequence ATGCCGGTACTGGCCGATCGCCAGAGTCAACTGCTTATCGACGGCAAGCTCGTCGCCGGGGGCGGCGGAACATTCGAGACCGTCAATCCCGCCACCGAGGAGGTGCTCGGCGTCGCCGCCGACGCCAACGCCGAGGACATGGGCAACGCCATTAACGCCGCGCGTCGGGCATTTGATGACACCGATTGGTCGACGAACCACGCGCTGCGGGTGCGCTGCCTGCGTCAGCTGCGCGACGCGTTGCGCGAAAACCTGGAAGACCTTCGGGAACTGACGATTTCGGAGGTGGGCGCCCCGCGCATGCTCACCGCCGGTGCGCATCTGGAAGGCCCCATCGACGACCTGGCTTTTTCGGCCGATGCCGCCGAGAACTACGAATGGACCACCGATCTCGGCTACGCCACTCCTCAGGGCATCCCGACCAATCGCAAGATCGCGCGCGAAGCCGTCGGCGTCGTCGGTGCGATCACCCCGTGGAACTTTCCGCACCAGATCAACCTGGCCAAGGTCGGCCCGGCCCTGGCTGCAGGTAACACCCTGATCCTCAAACCGGCTCCCGACACTCCGTGGGCGGCTGCGGCCATCGGCCAGATCATCGCCGAGCAGACCGACTTCCCGGCTGGTGTGATCAACATCGTCACCTCCAGCGATCACTCGGTGGGAGCGCTGCTGTCCAAAGATCCTCGGGTGGACATGGTTTCGTTCACCGGATCGACCGCAACCGGGCGCGCCGTGATGACTGACGCGGCGCTGACCATCAAGAAGGTGTTCCTGGAGCTTGGCGGCAAGTCGGCATTCCTGGTGCTCGATGACGCCGACCTGGCTGGGGCCTGCTCAATGTCGGCCTTCACGGTTGCCATGCACGCCGGTCAGGGCTGCGCGATCACCACCCGCCTGGTCGTGCCGCGGGCACGCTACGACGAGGCAGTCGAGATCGCCGCCGCCACGCTGGGCGGGATCAAGCCGGGCGATCCCAACAGCAAGCGCACCGTCTGCGGGCCGCTGATCTCGGCGCGCCAGCGCGACCGGGTCCAGTCCTACCTGGATCTCGCTCTGCAGGAAGGTGGCCGGTTCGCCTGCGGCGGTGGACGTCCGGCAGATCTGGACACCGGGTTCTATATCGAGCCGACTGTGATCGCCGGCCTGGACAACGACGCCCGGGTGGCCCGCGAGGAGATCTTCGGGCCCGTGCTGACCGTGATCGCCCACGACGGCGACGACGACGCGGTGCGCATCGCCAACGATTCGCCGTACGGGCTGTCCGGCACGGTGTTCTCCGGTGACGACGAACGCGCCCAGGCCGTGGCCGCTCGCATGCGGGTCGGCACCGTCAACGTCAACGGCGGCATCTGGTACTCGGCAGATGCCCCGTTCGGCGGCTACAAGCAATCCGGGGTCGGCCGCGAGATGGGCCTGGCCGGCTTTGAGGAATACACCGAAATCAAGACCATCGCCACGTTGGCCAACTAG
- a CDS encoding TetR family transcriptional regulator — protein sequence MSSDAVSAVTEPAPEPEKESPRNRRQEETFRKVLTAGTEMLRESSYADLTVRAVAARAGVAPATAYTYFSSKNHLIAEMYLDLVSRCPYFTDVNNSMTARVDAALRALTLVVADEPEVAAACTTALLGGGTDPAVRKVRDRIGAEIHKRIRSAVGPDADSRIVSALEMTFFGALVNAGSGAFTYRQIADRLTYVVGLILGEDK from the coding sequence GTGTCCAGCGATGCCGTGTCTGCAGTCACAGAACCCGCTCCGGAGCCAGAGAAGGAATCGCCGCGCAACCGCCGGCAGGAAGAAACCTTCCGCAAGGTCCTGACCGCCGGAACCGAGATGCTGCGCGAATCGTCCTATGCCGATCTGACGGTGCGCGCGGTTGCCGCACGCGCCGGCGTCGCGCCGGCCACGGCCTACACGTACTTCTCGTCGAAGAACCACCTGATCGCCGAGATGTACCTGGACCTCGTCAGCCGATGCCCCTACTTCACCGACGTGAACAACTCCATGACCGCCCGGGTCGATGCGGCGCTGCGGGCACTGACCCTCGTCGTCGCCGACGAGCCCGAGGTCGCGGCCGCCTGCACCACAGCCCTGCTGGGCGGCGGCACCGATCCCGCGGTGCGCAAGGTGCGCGACCGTATCGGCGCCGAGATCCACAAACGCATCCGTTCGGCCGTCGGACCGGACGCCGATTCCCGCATCGTCTCCGCCCTGGAGATGACGTTCTTCGGTGCGCTGGTCAATGCCGGCAGCGGCGCCTTCACCTATCGCCAGATCGCCGACCGTCTGACCTACGTGGTCGGGTTAATCCTGGGAGAAGACAAATGA
- a CDS encoding cytochrome P450, with translation MSLNTVDLILDPYDYDFHEDPYPYYRRLRDESPLYHNEDLKFWALSRHKDVVAGFRNSVTLSNKHGVSLDPISRNDEAHRVMSFLALDDPGHLRLRTLVSKGFTPRRIRELEGRVTEIAHQHLDIALQSNSFDYVDDFAGKLPMDVISELMGVPDEDRAHIRALADAVMHREDGVADVPDSAIAASGELLVYYADMVKQRRKNLTDDLTSALVEAEIDGDKLTDDEIMAFLFLMVVAGNETTTKLLANAAYWGHKNPEQLAPVFDNHDLVVPWVEETLRYDASSQILARLVTEDQTYYDTTVPAGDVLVLLIGSANRDERVFDNPDEYRIDREIGPKLVSFGSGAHFCLGAHLARMEARVALTELFKRIRGYEIDESAAVRVHSSSVRGFAHLPIAVSHR, from the coding sequence ATGAGCTTGAACACCGTCGATCTGATCCTCGACCCGTACGACTACGACTTCCACGAAGACCCGTATCCGTACTACCGCCGACTGCGCGACGAGTCACCGCTGTATCACAACGAGGATCTCAAGTTCTGGGCGTTGTCCCGGCACAAGGATGTGGTCGCCGGTTTCCGCAACAGCGTCACTCTGTCCAACAAACACGGCGTCTCGCTGGACCCGATCTCGCGCAATGACGAAGCCCACCGGGTGATGTCATTCCTCGCCCTCGACGATCCCGGCCATCTCCGGTTGCGCACGCTGGTCTCGAAAGGTTTCACCCCGCGCCGCATTCGCGAACTGGAGGGCCGGGTCACTGAGATCGCCCACCAGCACCTGGACATCGCGTTGCAGAGCAACAGCTTCGACTACGTCGACGACTTCGCCGGCAAGCTCCCGATGGACGTCATCTCCGAACTGATGGGCGTGCCCGACGAAGACCGGGCCCACATCCGGGCGCTGGCCGACGCCGTGATGCACCGCGAGGACGGCGTCGCCGACGTGCCCGATTCGGCCATCGCCGCATCCGGCGAGCTGCTGGTCTACTACGCCGACATGGTCAAGCAACGCAGGAAGAATCTGACCGACGACCTCACCTCGGCACTTGTCGAAGCCGAGATCGACGGCGACAAGCTCACCGACGACGAGATCATGGCGTTCCTGTTCCTCATGGTGGTCGCGGGCAACGAGACCACCACCAAACTTCTTGCCAACGCCGCATATTGGGGCCACAAGAACCCCGAACAGCTGGCTCCGGTGTTCGACAACCACGACTTGGTCGTGCCATGGGTCGAGGAGACCCTGCGCTATGACGCCTCCAGTCAGATCCTGGCCCGTCTGGTCACCGAAGACCAGACGTACTACGACACCACCGTTCCCGCCGGCGATGTGCTGGTCCTGTTGATCGGCTCGGCCAACCGCGACGAACGGGTCTTCGATAATCCCGATGAGTACCGGATCGACCGCGAGATCGGTCCGAAGCTGGTGAGTTTCGGCAGTGGTGCCCACTTCTGCCTCGGCGCGCATCTGGCACGCATGGAGGCCCGGGTGGCACTGACCGAGTTGTTCAAACGAATCCGCGGATACGAAATAGATGAATCCGCGGCCGTGCGGGTGCATTCCAGTTCCGTACGAGGATTCGCGCACCTGCCCATTGCGGTGTCCCACCGCTGA
- a CDS encoding SDR family oxidoreductase, whose amino-acid sequence MARFEPHPDRRPAIVAGASSGIGAATATELAAHGFPVALGARRVEKCQELVDEIKAGGGQAIALPLDVTDAESVKSFVHGATEALGDIELLVAGAGDTFFGQLHEISTDEFENQIQIHLIGANRLATAVLPGMVERRRGDIIFVGSDVSLRPRPYMGGYGAAKAGLLGMAKTLQMELEGTGVRASVVHPGPTKTSMGWSAPMDKVGEMLEDWAKWGQARHDYFLRAADLARAITFVAETPRGGFIAELEIQPEAPLADVKDRQKLKVEG is encoded by the coding sequence ATGGCCCGTTTCGAACCCCATCCCGACCGCCGACCCGCCATCGTGGCCGGCGCGTCGTCAGGCATCGGCGCCGCCACGGCGACCGAGCTGGCCGCGCACGGCTTCCCGGTCGCCCTCGGCGCACGCCGCGTCGAGAAATGCCAGGAGCTGGTTGACGAGATCAAAGCCGGTGGCGGTCAGGCGATTGCATTGCCGCTCGACGTGACTGACGCCGAGTCGGTCAAGTCGTTCGTGCATGGTGCCACCGAGGCGCTCGGGGACATCGAACTGCTGGTGGCCGGTGCCGGTGACACCTTCTTCGGTCAGCTACACGAGATCAGCACCGACGAATTCGAGAATCAGATCCAGATTCACCTGATCGGTGCCAATCGCCTTGCCACCGCGGTGCTTCCGGGCATGGTGGAACGCCGGCGCGGCGACATCATCTTCGTCGGCTCCGACGTGTCCCTGCGGCCTCGGCCGTACATGGGCGGCTATGGCGCGGCCAAAGCCGGCCTGCTGGGCATGGCCAAGACCCTGCAGATGGAGCTCGAGGGCACCGGTGTGCGCGCCTCTGTGGTCCATCCAGGACCTACCAAAACCTCCATGGGCTGGAGTGCGCCCATGGACAAGGTCGGCGAGATGCTCGAGGACTGGGCCAAGTGGGGCCAGGCTCGGCACGACTACTTCCTGCGCGCAGCCGATCTCGCGCGGGCCATCACCTTCGTCGCGGAAACCCCGCGCGGAGGCTTCATCGCCGAACTGGAGATTCAGCCCGAAGCTCCGCTCGCCGACGTCAAGGATCGCCAGAAGCTGAAAGTGGAAGGCTGA